The Gasterosteus aculeatus chromosome 17, fGasAcu3.hap1.1, whole genome shotgun sequence genome includes a window with the following:
- the synprb gene encoding synaptoporin b gives MCMVIFAPIFAICAFATCGGYHGHLQVKVDCADRSQSNMSIDIDFGYPFRLHEVHFKAPMCEAKREEVIFLDGNFSSSAQFFLTVGVFAFLYSLLATIVYVFYQKKYLRNNRGPLVDFVVSVIFSSLWLVSSCCWAKTLSDIKTATNPTQVLLLISACRTQENKCTATQEPLWSQLNTSAVFGFVNVVLWTGNIWFVFKETGWYKTGQRYPTRSASGKRSSEMRHRLYSESSFEQPVEGFAPQLYRQESFNQQVSRQGSFNQAQVNLSLPHAYLGKPIIYEGGNKVASQGPMIFVNEM, from the exons ATGTGTATGGTTATATTTGCTCCG atTTTTGCCATCTGCGCTTTTGCAACATGTGGAGGATACCATGGTCACCTCCAGGTTAAAGTGGACTGTGCCGACAGGAGCCAGAGTAACATGAGCATCGACATTGATTTTGGCTATCCTTTCAG GTTGCATGAAGTGCATTTCAAGGCTCCCATGTGCGAAGCAAAAAGGGAAGAGGTCATTTTCCTGGACGGCAATTTTTCCTCATCTGCTCAGTTTTTCCTGACTGTtggtgtttttgcttttctgtACTCTCTGCTGGCCACCATTGTCTATGTGTTCTACCAGAAAAAGTATCTGAGGAACAACAGGGGCCCACTTGTG GATTTTGTAGTTTCAGTCATCTTCTCCTCTTTGTGGCTGGTGAGCAGCTGCTGTTGGGCCAAAACTCTTTCCGATATCAAGACAGCCACAAACCCAACACAGGTGCTACTTCTCATCTCGGCATGCAGAACCCAGGAGAACAAATGTACGGCCACCCAGGAGCCCCTCTGGTCACAACTTAATACATCTGCG GTTTTTGGCTTCGTAAATGTCGTCCTCTGGACTGGAAATATTTGGTTTGTCTTCAAAGAGACAGGCTGGTACAAGACAGGTCAGAGATATCCAACAAGGAGTGCTTCTGGGAAACGCAGCAGTGAGATGCGACATCGGCTCTACAGCGAGAGCAGCTTTGAACAGCCGGTCGAGGGCTTTGCTCCACAACTCTACAGACAGGAAAGTTTCAATCAGCAGGTCAGCAGACAAGGTAGCTTCAACCAGGCTCAAGTAAACCTGAGCTTACCACACGCATATCTTGGCAAACCGATAATTTATGAAGGGGGGAATAAAGTGGCTTCTCAAGGCCCGATGATATTCGTCAACGAGATGTGA